From Nicotiana tabacum cultivar K326 chromosome 22, ASM71507v2, whole genome shotgun sequence, one genomic window encodes:
- the LOC107772135 gene encoding SUMO-activating enzyme subunit 1B-1-like isoform X2: MGKEGEELTEQETAIYDRQIRVWGVDAQRRYSKSHIFVSGLKGTVVEFCKNIVLAGVGSLTLNDDRFVAEELLSANFLVPPDENITRGKSLAELCCESLKDFNPMVSVSVEKGDLANFDVEFFQKFDAVVISCCSLLTKKSVNAKCRKLPRRIAFYHVECRDSCGEIFVDLQNYSYSKKKNEETIECQLHCPSFEEAIAVPWRSLPKRMTKLYFAMRVIERFEVLERCNPGDTCADDLPNVLKLRKELCEAQCINESQIPDSLLERLLASEHEFPPVCAIVGGVLVQEVIKAISGKGDPLKNIFFFDATDGKGIIEDISNVNS, translated from the exons ATGGGAAAGGAAGGCGAGGAATTGACAGAGCAAGAGACTGCCATATATGATCGTCAGATTAGGGTTTGGGGTGTCGATGCTCAGCGAAGGTATTC CAAATCTCATATATTTGTCAGTGGACTGAAAGGGACTGTTGTTGAG TTCTGCAAGAATATTGTCTTGGCCGGAGTAGGTAGTTTGACGCTCAATGATGATCGATTTGTAGCAGAAGAGCTACTGTCTGCTAACTTCTTAGTTCCTCCCGATGAAAATATAACCCGCGGGAAATCACTTGCTGAGCTTTGTTGTGAATCACTTAAAGATTTCAACCCCATGGTTTCTGTTTCTGTTGAAAAAG GTGACCTGGCCAACTTCGATGTTGAATTCTTTCAGAAGTTCGATGCTGTTGTCATCAGTTGTTGCTCCCTTTTGACAAAA AAATCAGTCAATGCAAAGTGTCGCAAGTTGCCAAGGCGTATCGCATTTTACCATGTAGAATGCCGAGATTCCTGCGGTGAGATATTTGTTGACTTGCAGAATTACAGCTACTCCAAG aaaaagaatgaagaAACAATTGAATGCCAACTACACTGTCCGAGTTTTGAG GAAGCCATTGCAGTCCCGTGGAGATCTCTACCCAAGAGAATGACAAAGCTATACTTTGCCATGAGAG TCATCGAGAGGTTTGAAGTGCTTGAAAGGTGCAATCCTGGAGATACTTGTGCGGATGACCTTCCGAATGTTTTGAAGTTGAGGAAGGAACTATGTGAGGCGCAG TGCATAAATGAATCTCAGATCCCAGATTCTCTCCTAGAAAGGTTGTTAGCATCTGAACATGAATTTCCTCCAGTTTGTGCCATTGTGGGAGGAGTCCTTGTACAG GAGGTTATTAAAGCAATATCTGGAAAAGGGGATCCCCTTAAAAACATTTTCTTCTTTGATGCCACAGACGGTAAAGGGATAATAGAGGACATATCTAATGTCAACAGCTGA
- the LOC107772135 gene encoding SUMO-activating enzyme subunit 1B-1-like isoform X1 produces the protein MVSVSVEKGDLANFDVEFFQKFDAVVISCCSLLTKKSVNAKCRKLPRRIAFYHVECRDSCGEIFVDLQNYSYSKKKNEETIECQLHCPSFEEAIAVPWRSLPKRMTKLYFAMRVIERFEVLERCNPGDTCADDLPNVLKLRKELCEAQCINESQIPDSLLERLLASEHEFPPVCAIVGGVLVQEVIKAISGKGDPLKNIFFFDATDGKGIIEDISNVNS, from the exons ATGGTTTCTGTTTCTGTTGAAAAAG GTGACCTGGCCAACTTCGATGTTGAATTCTTTCAGAAGTTCGATGCTGTTGTCATCAGTTGTTGCTCCCTTTTGACAAAA AAATCAGTCAATGCAAAGTGTCGCAAGTTGCCAAGGCGTATCGCATTTTACCATGTAGAATGCCGAGATTCCTGCGGTGAGATATTTGTTGACTTGCAGAATTACAGCTACTCCAAG aaaaagaatgaagaAACAATTGAATGCCAACTACACTGTCCGAGTTTTGAG GAAGCCATTGCAGTCCCGTGGAGATCTCTACCCAAGAGAATGACAAAGCTATACTTTGCCATGAGAG TCATCGAGAGGTTTGAAGTGCTTGAAAGGTGCAATCCTGGAGATACTTGTGCGGATGACCTTCCGAATGTTTTGAAGTTGAGGAAGGAACTATGTGAGGCGCAG TGCATAAATGAATCTCAGATCCCAGATTCTCTCCTAGAAAGGTTGTTAGCATCTGAACATGAATTTCCTCCAGTTTGTGCCATTGTGGGAGGAGTCCTTGTACAG GAGGTTATTAAAGCAATATCTGGAAAAGGGGATCCCCTTAAAAACATTTTCTTCTTTGATGCCACAGACGGTAAAGGGATAATAGAGGACATATCTAATGTCAACAGCTGA